TCTATATCTGAATTGCCGCTTGCTTTAAACCAGTTGAAGACAAATTGCTTTACTTGTTCTGGTCTGAAATCTGCTACTTCTACTGAAGTGAACCCAGATGGAATTACTTCCATGATCTGAGTGCGACACGTCAAGATCAATCGATTTTTGGTATATTCTTTGGAAAATTGGCGAATCTGCTCTTTTACGCTGGTTCGAAGTGCATCGGTTGGCACTTCATCTAACCCATCCATCAAGATTAGAAGTTTACCCTGGTTCAAAAGATGCTGTAGAGGCAAAGACTCTAGTTGCTGTTTTAACTCTGAAATCTGCGTTCTGTTTTCAGGGGTTGGATGTTTCCCCAGATTGTCGATTTGTATCTTAAGCGCTGAAAATTGATATAAAGGGTCTATCTCTAACGCTTCATCAACTGCCAGCCATAAATTCCATTGTTCATCGCGAATTTGCCGCAGTTCAATCAACATAGCAATTAGCTCTGCCTGAAATTTACCGTTACACCAATCAACAGCTAAGTGTTTGAGGAATGTTGTTTTTCCTGAACCCGGTTTCCCAAGGATCACTAATTTTGAATTTGTGTTGGCAATCTCAAAGCCTGGATTGCGTTGAATGCGTTTACTTAAAGCTAAACGATCGTTTTTAATATCATAATTTTCTAAAATGCTATCGGATAAATTGAAATGTTTATTTTCAGGCTTGGCTAATAGATATACATCGACATAAAGTTGGTCAACTCCAATCTCTTCTCCACTCAACAATCGCATTCGGCTGTGCTGATTCAGGATTTTTTGACGACAGTGTTCTCGAATCTTCTCTTCATCAAGCTGCGATGGAGTTGAAGAACGATCGCGCGCAATCTCAGAAATACTCTCAACTGAAGACAAGTCCTGCCATTTCAGACGCAATACAAGGCAAATTTTGCGGAAACTCCTTTCTCCAATCGGTTGTTCGTTGAAAAATTTCGTCACTGTGGTGCGCGACATATTTAGATGCTTCGTGAGTTTCGACTTATTCCCCTCGAAGTGCTGCATCAAAGCATTGTTCGCTTGTGACCAATCTGTAAGAATTAATTTCCGCGATCGCGCCATTCACCTGACCACTTGGACGTTTTAGCCTCAAAACTATTCTATCTGCGCAAACAATATCGGTCACTTCAGGACAAATTTGAACATTTATTGAACAATCGTTGAACACCTTGATACAGAAGGGTTTGGCAGACTGAGGACAAGTTAAACAGGTACTTAATTATGAAAAAACCACTGCTCGTTTTGACCGCCACCATCACGTCCATCTCCGCAGCGACTAGCATCTATCTCGCAACGCTGGAGAACCCAACAGACATCCAAAAGCAACTCAGCACAACAGTTAATTCAATTTCTGTTGCTGGAACGACTGCGATTTTTGGGTTGCTAGACGACAATTCGGACGATTCTAATGTCACCTAATGACTTTGAAGGTTATTCATAAAACGATTACGATATCTACGTTTTCACACTTCCTTGGGAAACTTGTAGTGCAAGCTTTTTAGAACTCGATCTAAAAACGCAATTTTGCAACCCGATCGAGCAGTTGGCAAAAGTCCGCAGAAATCATGGAAAAATTGTGCGGTGTTAGAAGGGGAACATGAATAAAAAGACAGGAAATCGGTAACTGTTTGTGTTGGATATGATTTAAGACTTCATAGTACAAACCTTCGCACACAAATTTACCCGCATCGTGACTGATCTCTGTGGCGCTCAAATTGGCAACAATCGAATCGAGAGAGAGGGTTGTTTGGAGGGACTTGTTGCCTCGCCAAGCAGTGGATTCAACGGTGAGGGTGTTGCGAGTTTCTGCCATGCCGCAACAGAGGATAGCATTGGGATGGGTGCGATCGATTTGCGCGATCGCGCGCCGACTGGATTTCTCAATATCAACGGGTAATTGCCGCAGAAACCTTAAAGAAAAATTGGGAAATAGCTGAGACTCAATCGCCCCTAAGAGATCGTCAGAAGAATTAGAATGTTGATGGGGCAACCAGGTTTGAAAAGAGGTTAAAAGAATTTGAGTTTGCATGAGTTGGGAAAAAGCCCGCGAGATCGCGAACACTTAAGAAGTGTGTGAAAATATTGTAGGGACATTTTCAAGGAGGATTATGGTGCTTATTGCAACAATCGACTACGACATGGGCAATCTGCACTCTGCGTGCAAGGGATTGGAAAACGCCGGGGCAACCCCCATTATCACCGACTCTCCCTCTGATATCGATCGCGCGGATGCTGTTGTTTTACCGGGAGTCGGGGCATTCGATCCGGCAGTGCAACACCTGAGATCGCGCAATCTCATAGAACCCATCAAACGCGCGATCGCGTCGGGAAAACCTTTCCTGGGCATTTGTTTGGGACTGCAAATCCTCTTCGACGGCTCTGAAGAAGGGAGCGAACCCGGACTCGGCATTATTCCCGGAATGGTTCGCCGCTTCCAAATCGAACCCGGTATTACAATTCCCCACATGGGATGGAACCGACTCAACTTCACGCAACCGAATCTTCCCCTGTGGCAAAACATTGGAGAGAATCCCTACGTCTACTTCGTTCACTCCTACTACGTCGATCCCAAAGACCCCGCAATCCGCGCCGCCACAGTCACTCACGGTTCCCAAATCGTTACCGCCGCGATCGCGCGAGACAACCTCACAGCAGTGCAATTTCACCCCGAAAAATCCTCAACCGCCGGACTGCAAATCCTCTCCAACTTCGTCGCCCAAGTCCGCAGCCAGATTGATGCGCCAGACCCCGTAACCTGCTAAGATCCCCTAACTTTCCCCGCAAATTCAATTGTCTCGCCCTAATACTTGCACCCGTGACTTTAACCGACTCTCCAGAATCCTCCAGCAAAGTACCCCAACCCCCATCGCCCCAACAACGGAATGTCGGATTTTGGGCAATCTTTAACTCCACCTTCCTTGCCATTTTCCTCGCGGAAATGGGCGACAAAACCCAACTCGCAACCCTGCTCATCGCCGCCGAATCCCATTCCCCTTGGATTGTGTTCGCTGGCGCAGCCCTTGCCCTGATCGCAACCAGTCTCATCGGCGTACTCCTGGGCTATTGGCTTTCCAAGCGCGTTTCTCCCAAAACAATGGACTTAGCCGCCGCAGCCCTGTTAATGAGCGTTTCGATTCTCCTGCTTTGGGATGTCGTTTGCAGCTAGAAATTTCCTTTTACCCTTTACCTTGCAATGGATTGGCAACTTTTTGGATTGAGTTTTATCACCGTTTTTATCGCAGAGATTGGCGACAAAAGTCAAATCGCCGCGATCGCGCTCAGTGGCAGTTCTAAGTCCCCCCGTGCCGTCTTCTTCGGCACCGCAAGCGCCCTACTACTCGCTAGTTTTATCGGCGTACTCCTCGGAGGAGGCGTAGCACAGCTATTCCCCGCAAAATTGCTCAAAGCCCTCGCCGCGATCGGTTTTGCCCTCCTCGCCCTGCGCATCCTCTGGTTCGATGACAACGGCGAAAGTCAGTAACAATGGAATCCCTAATCCAATCAGCAATGTAATGTGCAAAACATTCCCCATTCAACTAGATACCTCAAAATCCCCATTTCCGACTGTTTTGGAGAAAACCGGACAGCGTAGTGAACTTTTTTCCTTGATGGGGTAGGGCTTTGACCCGTTTCCGCTAAACTTAACTTTGAGAGGTCAACAACTGGCAGTCGAGAGGTTTTTTTGTGAAAAAAGTCTTAGGAATTATTTTAGGTGGCGGTGCTGGAACCCGCCTTTATCCCTTAACGAAATTGCGGGCGAAACCCGCCGTCCCCCTAGCCGGAAAATATCGCTTGATCGATATTCCGGTGAGTAATTGTATCAACGCGGACATCAATAAAATATACGTCCTCACTCAGTTTAACTCAGCCTCCCTCAATCGCCACCTGACCCGCACCTATAGTTTCTCCGGTTGGAGTGACGGGTTTGTCGAGGTTTTAGCTGCGCAACAGACAGCGGAAAGTCCTCAGTGGTTTCAGGGTACAGCAGATGCCGTTCGCCAATATCTGTGGCTGATGCAAGAATGGGATGTTGATGAATATATCATTCTCTCTGGCGATCATCTTTATCGCATGGATTATAGTTTGTTTATCGAACGCCATCGGGAAACCGGAGCAGATATTACCCTCTCTGTGGTTCCCATTGACGAGAAGCGAGCTTCCAGCTTTGGTTTGATGAAAATTAACGATTCCGGCAGAGTGGTTGATTTTTGCGAGAAACCAAGCGGTGCAGAACTCAAACAAATGCAAGTCGATACCACAACTTTAGGACTCACCCCAGAAGAAGCACGGCGGAAACCTTACATTGCCTCAATGGGAATTTATGTGTTTAAAAAAGAAGCTTTAATCGATCTGCTGCAAAAAAATCCAGAGCAAACAGACTTCGGTAAAGAAATTATCCCCTCATCGGCAAAGGACTACAACGTTCAGGCCTATTTATTTAATGAGTACTGGGAAGATATTGGGACAATTGAAGCGTTTTATGATGCCAACTTAGCGCTCACCCAACAACCCACACCACCTTTTAGTTTCTACGATGAGAA
This genomic interval from Lusitaniella coriacea LEGE 07157 contains the following:
- a CDS encoding glucose-1-phosphate adenylyltransferase gives rise to the protein MKKVLGIILGGGAGTRLYPLTKLRAKPAVPLAGKYRLIDIPVSNCINADINKIYVLTQFNSASLNRHLTRTYSFSGWSDGFVEVLAAQQTAESPQWFQGTADAVRQYLWLMQEWDVDEYIILSGDHLYRMDYSLFIERHRETGADITLSVVPIDEKRASSFGLMKINDSGRVVDFCEKPSGAELKQMQVDTTTLGLTPEEARRKPYIASMGIYVFKKEALIDLLQKNPEQTDFGKEIIPSSAKDYNVQAYLFNEYWEDIGTIEAFYDANLALTQQPTPPFSFYDEKAPIYTRARYLPPTKLLNCKITESMIGEGCILKNCEVSHSVLGIRSRIESGCKIEDSLLMGADYYEPFAERRSGGESLDKVPIGIGEGTTIRRAIVDKNARIGRNVLILNKDRIEESNREKDGFYIRSGIVVILKNAVIPDGMVI
- a CDS encoding TMEM165/GDT1 family protein — its product is MDWQLFGLSFITVFIAEIGDKSQIAAIALSGSSKSPRAVFFGTASALLLASFIGVLLGGGVAQLFPAKLLKALAAIGFALLALRILWFDDNGESQ
- a CDS encoding TMEM165/GDT1 family protein; translated protein: MTLTDSPESSSKVPQPPSPQQRNVGFWAIFNSTFLAIFLAEMGDKTQLATLLIAAESHSPWIVFAGAALALIATSLIGVLLGYWLSKRVSPKTMDLAAAALLMSVSILLLWDVVCS
- a CDS encoding pyroglutamyl-peptidase I family protein, which translates into the protein MQTQILLTSFQTWLPHQHSNSSDDLLGAIESQLFPNFSLRFLRQLPVDIEKSSRRAIAQIDRTHPNAILCCGMAETRNTLTVESTAWRGNKSLQTTLSLDSIVANLSATEISHDAGKFVCEGLYYEVLNHIQHKQLPISCLFIHVPLLTPHNFSMISADFCQLLDRVAKLRF
- the hisH gene encoding imidazole glycerol phosphate synthase subunit HisH, whose protein sequence is MVLIATIDYDMGNLHSACKGLENAGATPIITDSPSDIDRADAVVLPGVGAFDPAVQHLRSRNLIEPIKRAIASGKPFLGICLGLQILFDGSEEGSEPGLGIIPGMVRRFQIEPGITIPHMGWNRLNFTQPNLPLWQNIGENPYVYFVHSYYVDPKDPAIRAATVTHGSQIVTAAIARDNLTAVQFHPEKSSTAGLQILSNFVAQVRSQIDAPDPVTC